A portion of the Osmia lignaria lignaria isolate PbOS001 chromosome 15, iyOsmLign1, whole genome shotgun sequence genome contains these proteins:
- the LOC117600211 gene encoding neuronal calcium sensor 2 codes for MGCFGSKDKLSKEDMDFLKSHTRYDEATIKEWYKGFKQDCPNGRLTPAKFVDMYKMFFPSGNAEEFCDHVFRTFDMDKNGYIDFKEFLLAIDVTSSGTPEEKLKWAFRMYDVDGNGVIDIQEMTKIVQAIYDMLGACSSNRPADSAEERAKNIFAKMDENNDGQLTQDEFLKGCLQDEELSKMLAP; via the exons ATGGGTTGTTTTGGGAGCAAAGACAAATTAAGCAAAGAGGACATGGATTTCCTAAAATCACACACAAGATATGATGAAGCGACTATAAAGGAATGGTACAAAGGCTTTAAA CAAGACTGCCCGAACGGTAGGTTAACCCCGGCGAAATTCGTCGACATGTACAAAATGTTCTTCCCCTCTGGCAACGCGGAGGAATTCTGTGATCACGTCTTCCGTACATTCGACATGGACAAGAATGGCTACATCGATTTCAAG gaaTTCCTATTGGCTATCGATGTTACATCCAGCGGAACGCCGGAGGAAAAGTTGAAATGGGCATTCCGCATGTACGATGTTGATGGGAATGGTGTGATCGACATCCAGGAAATGAccaaaattgtgcag GCAATATACGATATGCTGGGCGCGTGTTCAAGCAACAGACCGGCAGACAGTGCGGAGGAAAGAGCGAAGAACATATTCGCAAAAATGGACGAGAATAACGATGGTCAGTTGACTCAAGATGAATTTCTGAAGGGTTGCCTTCAAGACGAAGAGCTGTCTAAAATGCTGGCCCCCTAA